The Streptomyces sp. NBC_00510 genomic interval GGAGTCGCCGATCTCCAGCGCCACCGCGCCATCGGGCAAGAAGAACGCGTCGTACCAGTCCCCGCACCCGCCGGGCAGTGACTCCGAGGGGTATTGAACGGCCTGTGGCGTGAGACCTTCGGTAAGGTACCGCGCCGGACCGATGGGTGGCTGCACCGTACTCACACGTCTAGTGTGGAATAACGAGATAGCGACTCCAAGTAGGTGCATCAATGAGCATCGGAATAGGAAAGACTAACAGGCTCATCACGGCATTGAAGACCCTCCTGGCAATCTCCGCCACCTCGGGCTCCGGAGGATGGGGCGAAAGCCGCCGACATAGTTCAATGGTGGAGCCGTCGCCATCGACTTACCCGCAATCTCAACCACCCGCTGGTTTTCAGTCCAAGTACGTGGAAGTAAATGGCTTCCGTATGCACTACATGCAGGGCGGCAAAGGCGCGCCCGTGGTAATGATCCACGGGTTCCCTCAGACGTGGGCCGAGTGGCGGCAGCAGATGGGTCCGCTCTCCCGGACTCACACCGTGATCGCCGTCGACCTGCGTGGCACTGGCAACTCACAGGTCACGAAGAGTGGTTACCAGGCAGCGCAGTTGGCTGAGGACGTGCATCAACTGCTCGAGCAGCTGGGACTCAACAACGGCATCCAGGTAGTCGGCCACGATGTTGGCGTGTGGGTCGCCTACGCCTACGCGGCGCAGTGGCCGTCGGAGGTGCGCCGCATGGCCGTGATGGAAGCCCCCATTGCGGATGACAGCGCCTACAGCTTCCCCGTTCTGAACGTTGACCCGAAGAAGCCCTCGCCGTGGCACTGGGGCATGTTCCAGATGCCTCTCGCTGAACACCTCATCGCCGGTCACGAGCGTGTCTTCATCCAGGAAATGATCACTGCGTACCTGGTGGGCAACGAGTCACCGTTCACGCCGTCGGACTATGACTACTACGCCCACTTCCTGAAGGAGCCCGGCCGCACGACGGCGTGGATGAGTGTATACCGTCAGCTCCGCGCGAACGTTCAGCAGAACAAGGAGTTCTTGGCCCGAGGCAAACTGAAGATGCCCATCCTCGCCGTCGGCGCGCAGGATTCCTTCGGTGGAATGATCGTCGACCAATGGCGTGATTACGCCGAGAACGTCGACGGACGAGTCCTGATAAATTCAGGACACTTCGTGACAGAGGAGAAGCCGCAGGAAGTGACAGTCATGCTGCAATCCTTCCTGCAGAATTAGCTTTCACAGCCAAAAAGCCTTTTCCAACTTGTCGTCTGTCCTGGTCAGAGGGTTGCTCGGGGCCGGCGAGACCGCCCTGGTGCAGGCCGGTGGATCAGTACGGCTTCGTGCCGAGGCGGACGGCGACGACATCCGCGCCGCTACAACCCGGCCATCGTCGGTCGGTTGTACCACGTTCACGAAGAGCGAGGGCAGGACGCTCGCCCCCAGCACCCGGCGCAGGGCGTAGCGCCGGTGGGTCGCCTGCGCCCAACC includes:
- a CDS encoding alpha/beta hydrolase; translated protein: MSIGIGKTNRLITALKTLLAISATSGSGGWGESRRHSSMVEPSPSTYPQSQPPAGFQSKYVEVNGFRMHYMQGGKGAPVVMIHGFPQTWAEWRQQMGPLSRTHTVIAVDLRGTGNSQVTKSGYQAAQLAEDVHQLLEQLGLNNGIQVVGHDVGVWVAYAYAAQWPSEVRRMAVMEAPIADDSAYSFPVLNVDPKKPSPWHWGMFQMPLAEHLIAGHERVFIQEMITAYLVGNESPFTPSDYDYYAHFLKEPGRTTAWMSVYRQLRANVQQNKEFLARGKLKMPILAVGAQDSFGGMIVDQWRDYAENVDGRVLINSGHFVTEEKPQEVTVMLQSFLQN